Proteins encoded in a region of the Armatimonadota bacterium genome:
- the lpxA gene encoding acyl-ACP--UDP-N-acetylglucosamine O-acyltransferase, protein MSKIHPLSFVDPKAELAADVSVGPFCHVEAGVVVGEECTLDSHVTIKGNTTIGARNWFGQGAVIGGDPQDRKFRGEPTYLRIGNDNVFREYVTIHRATGEGNETVVENDCYLMAYVHLGHNDHVHNHVTMANSVQCSGHVTVEENATVGGMVGIHQFVRVGKVAMVGGFGKITRDVPPYTLLDSEREQVVDINAVGLRRYGVSQEARLALHKSCRLLFKSELGLSNALAAVRSEVPMTPEVEYMIQFLERLYRGKNGRGDQI, encoded by the coding sequence ATGTCGAAGATTCATCCCCTGTCTTTTGTCGATCCGAAAGCGGAACTGGCTGCCGATGTGTCGGTCGGCCCGTTCTGCCACGTCGAGGCAGGTGTGGTGGTTGGCGAGGAATGCACGCTCGATTCCCATGTCACGATCAAAGGGAACACGACGATCGGCGCGCGCAACTGGTTTGGCCAGGGCGCGGTGATTGGCGGCGACCCACAAGACCGGAAGTTTCGCGGAGAGCCGACCTACCTTCGCATTGGCAACGACAACGTGTTTCGGGAGTACGTGACCATTCACCGGGCCACGGGCGAGGGAAACGAGACCGTGGTCGAAAACGACTGCTACTTGATGGCGTATGTCCACCTGGGGCACAACGACCACGTCCACAACCACGTCACGATGGCCAACTCTGTCCAGTGCAGTGGCCACGTGACGGTAGAGGAAAACGCCACGGTTGGGGGCATGGTGGGTATCCATCAGTTCGTGCGGGTGGGCAAGGTGGCGATGGTGGGCGGATTCGGCAAGATCACGCGCGATGTGCCTCCCTATACCCTGCTCGACAGCGAGCGCGAGCAGGTGGTGGATATCAACGCCGTGGGCCTTCGGCGATACGGTGTTTCACAAGAAGCGCGCTTAGCACTTCACAAATCGTGCAGACTTCTGTTTAAATCAGAGTTAGGTCTATCGAACGCACTCGCAGCAGTGCGATCGGAGGTGCCGATGACCCCTGAAGTCGAATACATGATCCAGTTCCTGGAGAGGCTCTATCGCGGAAAGAACGGCCGCGGCGACCAGATTTGA
- a CDS encoding AAA family ATPase: MYELYWGLQEPPFNLTPDPRFLYMSQGHEDALMMLHYAILRNKGAAQLTGDIGLGKTTISRKLLDLLDPLRFRVVLIVNPILTPTQILQETLHQLGHETSSRNRQILVQELHDVLIQHYERGQQVVLMIDEAHLVRNTQTLEELRLLLNCQLNDQFLITLLLLGQLEMKAKLQKVPAFQQRMAIRCNLTPMDVQETGELVLFRLRTAGYGGEANLFSPDAIYEIHQASQGTPRVICQLADNALMVGMARKSKIVDGFLMHDVINEYFGKEEAA; this comes from the coding sequence ATGTATGAACTGTACTGGGGCTTGCAAGAGCCGCCGTTCAATTTGACGCCCGATCCGCGCTTTCTCTACATGAGCCAAGGCCATGAAGACGCGCTGATGATGTTGCACTACGCCATCTTGCGAAACAAGGGCGCAGCGCAGCTCACCGGCGATATCGGCCTTGGCAAAACCACGATCAGTCGAAAGCTCCTCGACCTCCTCGACCCCCTGCGATTCCGCGTTGTGCTCATCGTCAATCCTATCTTGACGCCGACTCAAATCCTCCAAGAAACGCTTCACCAGCTTGGCCACGAGACTTCCTCCCGAAACCGGCAGATCTTGGTTCAGGAGCTTCATGACGTCTTGATCCAGCACTACGAGCGAGGGCAGCAAGTCGTGCTCATGATCGACGAGGCGCACCTGGTCCGCAACACCCAGACCCTTGAAGAACTCCGGCTGCTTCTGAACTGCCAACTCAACGATCAGTTTCTCATCACGCTGCTCCTTTTGGGACAGCTTGAAATGAAGGCAAAGCTCCAAAAAGTACCAGCGTTCCAACAGCGCATGGCCATCAGATGCAATCTCACGCCTATGGATGTGCAGGAGACGGGGGAACTGGTGCTCTTCAGGCTCCGGACCGCGGGATACGGCGGCGAGGCCAACCTCTTTTCGCCAGACGCGATCTATGAGATCCATCAGGCCTCGCAGGGCACGCCCCGCGTGATCTGCCAACTCGCCGACAACGCACTCATGGTCGGCATGGCCCGAAAGTCCAAGATCGTCGACGGCTTCCTGATGCACGACGTCATCAACGAGTACTTCGGAAAGGAGGAAGCCGCTTGA
- a CDS encoding helix-turn-helix domain-containing protein yields MNLADAIRGAASFRAALNHEETMNLDPTNAPTEATPVESTDVPQAFAPKLDAADTAASPTALAQGMGVGHLVRLELYLSPEQMKGLFSAVVGSQHTVLTTREASALLRVNPQSLEKMAAEGTVPAVSIDGRWRFSKSAIEEWLSLQSMNMGGKRNVA; encoded by the coding sequence TTGAATCTGGCCGACGCCATCCGAGGAGCAGCGAGTTTTCGCGCTGCATTGAACCACGAGGAAACCATGAATCTCGACCCCACGAACGCGCCGACAGAAGCTACGCCAGTGGAATCAACGGACGTCCCTCAGGCCTTCGCGCCAAAGCTGGATGCCGCGGATACCGCGGCCTCGCCGACTGCCTTAGCGCAAGGCATGGGCGTGGGCCATCTCGTTCGGTTGGAGCTCTATCTCTCGCCCGAACAGATGAAGGGCCTGTTCTCAGCTGTCGTCGGATCGCAGCACACCGTGCTCACCACTCGCGAGGCCTCCGCCCTGCTGAGGGTGAACCCGCAGTCGCTGGAAAAGATGGCCGCCGAGGGGACCGTGCCGGCGGTTTCGATCGACGGCAGATGGCGCTTTTCCAAATCCGCAATCGAGGAATGGCTTTCACTCCAGAGCATGAACATGGGAGGCAAGCGAAATGTCGCTTAA
- the pilM gene encoding type IV pilus assembly protein PilM, whose translation MSLNLFRRKPTVGIDIGQFAIRVAEVAPTSTGWELQRYGWVETPKDTVRDGVVLDPQSVGLAIKRAVRESHVQSSAASLAVGGGSVIVRAVNMPQMSEATLRKSIRFEAGRYVPTSIEDSFIEFEILGDSADGQMRVLMVAAPKDIVNSRVQACEFAGLEPESVDVEVFAAYRALIEARAQYQEADKTLVLVDVGFSKTNLAVVRHGEFAMTRSLPHGGNLLSEALMKYFKLSVEEAEEGKSQLDLSVLAKDHGPQENPPLRVVQPHVDDLIREIRRSLNYFQSQLAEEEGSKNVDMIVLTGGGSKLAGLAEYASSKLKVPTEAAGVLGVAGVGENVVLTGAGNEAAVAVGLAMRSYSSVSAKAA comes from the coding sequence ATGTCGCTTAATCTGTTCCGACGCAAACCCACGGTCGGCATCGACATCGGGCAGTTTGCCATTCGCGTGGCCGAGGTCGCCCCAACCTCGACGGGATGGGAGCTGCAGCGCTACGGTTGGGTCGAGACACCCAAGGACACCGTGCGCGATGGCGTCGTATTGGACCCTCAATCGGTCGGGCTCGCGATCAAGCGGGCGGTGCGCGAGAGCCATGTCCAATCCAGCGCTGCGTCACTCGCGGTAGGGGGCGGATCGGTCATCGTGCGCGCCGTGAACATGCCGCAGATGTCGGAAGCCACCTTGCGCAAGTCCATCCGTTTTGAGGCCGGCCGTTATGTGCCGACTTCCATCGAAGACAGCTTTATCGAATTCGAGATTCTGGGCGATTCCGCGGACGGCCAGATGCGCGTGCTGATGGTCGCGGCGCCCAAGGACATCGTCAACAGCCGGGTGCAAGCCTGCGAATTCGCGGGCCTCGAGCCCGAGTCGGTCGACGTCGAGGTCTTCGCAGCTTACCGCGCGCTCATCGAAGCCAGAGCCCAATATCAGGAGGCTGACAAGACGCTGGTGCTTGTGGACGTCGGCTTCTCCAAGACCAACCTGGCGGTGGTACGGCACGGCGAGTTCGCCATGACGCGGTCGCTCCCCCACGGAGGCAACCTGCTGTCCGAAGCCCTCATGAAGTACTTCAAGCTCTCGGTAGAAGAGGCCGAGGAGGGCAAATCCCAGCTTGATCTTTCGGTCCTGGCGAAGGACCATGGCCCTCAAGAGAACCCGCCCTTAAGGGTGGTTCAGCCGCACGTCGACGATCTGATCCGCGAAATCCGCCGTTCGCTCAACTACTTCCAGTCGCAGCTTGCGGAAGAGGAGGGCTCGAAGAACGTGGACATGATCGTGCTGACTGGCGGCGGCTCCAAGTTGGCGGGCCTCGCGGAATACGCCTCCAGCAAGCTGAAGGTCCCTACCGAGGCTGCGGGTGTGCTCGGCGTCGCCGGCGTTGGCGAGAACGTGGTTTTGACCGGAGCGGGCAACGAGGCGGCGGTCGCCGTCGGGCTTGCGATGCGTTCGTACTCGTCGGTTTCGGCCAAAGCCGCATAA
- the pilO gene encoding type 4a pilus biogenesis protein PilO, translating to MKKKTPKPTIWLVLTALVAFVGAGGMYMQYSSLTAAQVERDKLKKEVKRPYQVQEELDETKRQVEEGQKQLEHLEKSVPAFAYVPTLLKELESFGRAHGLEVFGVRPIPKQESAKDKKAGKQKKQPYVELVIEVKGRGTFKAASEFVTALQTFPKIVAARAVSLKPKNEPGLNSDVLDMTIELKTYLFRPSKDELSALADEFKKSSSQGAGAEIQEPHPSVANGRAPLEAKQGANPNGR from the coding sequence GTGAAAAAGAAAACTCCGAAACCCACGATTTGGCTTGTACTGACGGCCCTGGTGGCCTTTGTCGGCGCGGGCGGCATGTACATGCAGTACAGCTCCCTCACCGCCGCACAAGTCGAGCGGGACAAGCTCAAGAAGGAAGTCAAGCGGCCGTATCAAGTTCAAGAGGAACTGGACGAGACCAAGAGGCAGGTTGAAGAGGGTCAGAAGCAACTTGAGCATCTTGAGAAGTCGGTGCCGGCGTTTGCCTACGTTCCAACGCTTCTTAAGGAGTTGGAGTCGTTTGGCCGCGCCCACGGCCTTGAAGTCTTCGGCGTTCGCCCGATTCCCAAGCAAGAGAGCGCCAAAGACAAGAAGGCCGGCAAGCAGAAGAAGCAGCCCTACGTGGAGCTCGTGATCGAGGTCAAGGGCCGCGGCACGTTCAAGGCCGCGTCGGAGTTCGTGACGGCTCTGCAAACCTTCCCGAAGATCGTTGCGGCGCGTGCCGTCAGCCTGAAACCTAAGAACGAGCCGGGCCTGAACTCGGACGTGCTGGACATGACGATCGAGCTCAAAACGTACCTGTTCCGCCCCTCGAAAGACGAGCTTTCGGCGCTCGCCGATGAGTTCAAGAAGTCATCGTCTCAGGGCGCGGGGGCCGAGATTCAGGAGCCCCATCCGTCCGTAGCCAACGGGCGCGCGCCGCTTGAGGCGAAGCAAGGAGCGAATCCGAATGGACGCTAA
- a CDS encoding DUF5107 domain-containing protein, with protein MAKLTLTEWEFPSADLGPENPHPPLQLDFPLMAHFEGQEVWMDTVLPYRLQDGYGRTLAPRKHPVAVLESDRLKATFLLGLGGRLWSLNHKPSGRELLYVNPVFQPVNIGIRGAWFSGGMEWNMGIFGHCVFTCEPVFAGKTVAPDGGDGIRFWEYERLRGIVWQVDVWLPKGSDFLHVMPRIQNPHAKTQPMYWWTCIAPPEIEEARVLASADEAFEPYHDGRHGYEVKNLADEPDLTYPTRRPKPRDTYFDVPEGRRPWVAQVEPNGHGVLHLSSPLLKGRKQWVWGMGSGGRRWQDWLSPSTSPLVGEVGKRSEPGEGEGGSALHPYIEIQGGLGKRQAEYVPMPAYTDWSWLEVYGPMAGMAREPWSQAVGAVDALIEERFPESAFKDAEQKLRKASRIAPTEILFGGSGWGALENARRQLDGEPPTSGPETPFPDSGVDERQVPFLRALDGAPSTDWDVSTPPGDFVGPEWRPVLQTAVRRDPKDAWAWLQLGVVHFQLGDRVAARAAWDRSYAAQPNGWAVRNLAVLDVLEGDAPSASKRYETAFELLGEEPKLMDEILWLFLGARSLLLLEAFLGKLSPEALARPRARLATAMLALQKGDLAAVRAYFEQDCDLADIRECEVTTSELWKGLCGADPAAGDPDKVPWQYDFRMGVVMPVRAK; from the coding sequence CCCTAACCGAATGGGAGTTCCCCAGCGCCGACCTGGGACCCGAAAACCCGCATCCCCCTCTTCAGCTCGACTTTCCTCTCATGGCGCACTTCGAGGGCCAGGAGGTCTGGATGGACACCGTCCTCCCCTATCGGCTGCAGGACGGCTACGGCCGAACCCTCGCACCCAGGAAACACCCTGTGGCCGTGCTTGAAAGCGATAGGCTCAAGGCGACGTTCTTGCTGGGTCTCGGGGGGCGGCTTTGGTCTCTCAACCACAAGCCCTCGGGCCGCGAGCTGCTCTATGTGAATCCCGTGTTTCAGCCCGTGAACATCGGCATTCGCGGCGCTTGGTTCTCGGGCGGTATGGAGTGGAATATGGGGATCTTCGGGCACTGCGTGTTCACCTGCGAACCCGTTTTTGCGGGCAAGACGGTCGCCCCCGACGGCGGCGACGGGATCCGTTTCTGGGAATACGAGCGCCTGAGGGGGATCGTCTGGCAGGTCGACGTGTGGCTCCCCAAGGGTTCGGACTTCCTGCACGTGATGCCGCGAATTCAGAATCCGCACGCCAAGACGCAGCCGATGTACTGGTGGACGTGCATCGCGCCCCCCGAGATCGAGGAGGCCCGTGTGCTTGCGAGCGCGGACGAGGCGTTCGAGCCTTATCACGACGGGCGGCACGGTTACGAGGTCAAGAACCTGGCCGACGAGCCGGACCTGACCTATCCGACCAGGCGGCCTAAGCCCAGGGACACCTACTTCGACGTGCCGGAAGGCCGCCGGCCTTGGGTGGCGCAGGTGGAGCCGAACGGCCACGGCGTGCTCCACCTGTCCTCACCGCTACTCAAAGGCAGGAAGCAGTGGGTCTGGGGCATGGGGTCTGGTGGCAGGAGATGGCAGGATTGGCTTTCGCCCTCCACCTCCCCCCTCGTGGGGGAGGTCGGTAAGCGAAGCGAACCGGGTGAGGGGGAAGGGGGAAGCGCTCTTCACCCCTACATCGAAATCCAGGGCGGGCTGGGCAAGCGCCAGGCGGAGTATGTTCCGATGCCGGCCTACACGGACTGGAGCTGGCTGGAGGTGTATGGCCCCATGGCCGGCATGGCCCGCGAGCCGTGGTCTCAAGCGGTTGGGGCAGTAGATGCCCTCATCGAAGAGAGGTTTCCAGAGAGTGCCTTCAAAGACGCGGAGCAAAAGCTTAGGAAAGCTTCGCGGATTGCACCGACAGAAATTCTTTTCGGTGGCTCGGGTTGGGGGGCTTTGGAGAACGCTCGGCGCCAACTGGACGGTGAGCCACCCACCAGCGGCCCGGAGACGCCTTTTCCGGATTCCGGCGTGGACGAGCGCCAGGTGCCGTTCTTGCGCGCCCTGGACGGCGCCCCAAGCACAGACTGGGACGTGAGCACACCGCCAGGCGATTTCGTCGGGCCCGAGTGGCGACCCGTGCTGCAGACCGCCGTGCGCCGGGATCCCAAAGATGCCTGGGCATGGCTCCAATTGGGGGTTGTGCACTTTCAGTTGGGTGACCGAGTTGCCGCCCGCGCTGCGTGGGATCGAAGCTACGCGGCGCAGCCTAACGGCTGGGCAGTTCGAAATCTTGCGGTACTCGATGTCCTAGAGGGCGATGCGCCGAGCGCTTCCAAACGCTACGAGACCGCGTTCGAACTGCTTGGCGAGGAGCCAAAGCTGATGGACGAAATCCTCTGGCTGTTCTTGGGCGCCCGTTCACTGCTACTGCTCGAGGCGTTCCTTGGCAAGCTGAGCCCAGAGGCGCTTGCGAGGCCGCGTGCGCGCCTGGCAACCGCGATGCTGGCCCTTCAAAAGGGTGATTTGGCGGCGGTCCGAGCCTACTTCGAGCAGGATTGCGATTTGGCCGATATCCGGGAATGTGAGGTCACGACCTCCGAGCTTTGGAAGGGGCTGTGCGGAGCCGACCCCGCGGCGGGAGACCCGGACAAGGTGCCGTGGCAATACGACTTCAGGATGGGGGTCGTGATGCCAGTTCGGGCAAAGTGA